The segment CCTCCAGCTTTGTAAACAGCATATGCAGCCACACCGACTGCTGTTGCTGCTGTTGAAACCAGCAACAACTTTCCGATATTGAAACTCATTTTTATTCTCCTTAAAGAACCCTAAAACAAATTGATTTAAAGGCTGAATATGACATCCGCATTACAAGGGAAAACAGTGCGATTGAGAATTATTCGCAATTAACAATTACTGCTTTCGGCAATCAGGACAAATACCATAGAGAATCATTTTATGCCGATTCACAGCAAAATCATGTTTTCTGGCCAGTTTATCCTGCAACTCTTCAATGCGTTCTTCAACAACTTCAATCCTGCGGTTGCAACGGATACAGACAAGATGATCATGGTGATCCCGGTCATGACGGCACTCAAAGCGGGTCACCCCATCGCCGAAATCCATTGACTCGGCAATACCGCTCTCTGCAAGGAGCTTGATGGTCCGGTATACTGTAGCCGGACTGATTGAAGAGTCGCATTTACTGACATGCACATAAAGCTCTTCACATGAATGATGACCTTGGGTTCCTAAGAACACTTCCAGAACAACGCGACGCTGCTCAGTAGCAGCCATTTTATTCCTGGTGAGATACTCCAAAAATTGAGTTTGCGGGCTTGACATCCTTTCCTCCATTGTGGTTTTTGTGAAAATGACACTGATGACTATTCTCAAGTGAAAACGATTGTCAAGAGCTAAGTACTCACTCACATTAGATAAATCATGCAATTGAAACTCAATTGTGCTGCTTTCTAAAAAGTAGCAAAACAGTAATTAACTCTGTACCCGATAAAAAACCGACGGCCTGCCGTCTAAAGACAGGAGTAAATAATGACCACACCTACAACAACCAGAATCCTTCCGGTAATTACTGCTTCCGCCGCTGCCACAGGAGCACTGGTGGGCGGCACAGTTGCGGCTGTCCGCTCAACCATTGCCGTAAAAGAAGGAAGAATGAGCAGCTGTGATGCAGCCAAAACCGTAGCCAGCGAATCAGCAGGAACCGGCCTTGCCACTGCTGCCGGAGTTGCCGCTACAGGGATTCTCGGTCTTGGCGGACTGACCGGAATACTCGGTTTCACAGTAGTAGCCACCGGAGCTAAAATGCTCTGGGACAAAGCAGTTCCCAATGCACTGGACAAAAAACAGCCCAAACAACTTGAAGAAGCAAACTAATCATACTCTGTTTATTTAAGCATATAAGGCAGCCTTAAGTATATACGAAGGGCTGCCCTTTTCATGGCAACGCTCAGCAAAAACCAAGTTTTCGTTGACAAAGGGATAACTCATTTGTATTTCCCTTTTCTGTGGAGTTGATACTCAATTTCAATTTCACAGGATGTCCATCTGAGAATCCAGTAAACACAGGACTTTCACGTGAAAACAGAAAAAACATATGCACGCATAAAGCATTCAATACCGGGCAGGATCAGGTTCAAGGTGCCGGATCTGAGAAAGAACAAAATTCTTTGCAGCACCGTTGAGCGAAATTTGGGAAAAATTTCCGGGATCACCCGGACCCGTTCGAATAACAAATGTGCAACACTGGTTATTCGCTACAACCCCGAGTTCATTACACCCGAACATGTTTTTGAAACACTCAGAGAAATAGTCGCCGTACATACGACTAAAATCTGTCCCATCAAAGACAAGAACGAATGCGGATGTCCGCAGGTTAAGGGTGCCCTGCGCTATTTTTCCTTTGTCTCCGCTGTGGGTGGAGCCGTGCTGGTCAGCGAATCCCTGCTGGGAATTACCGTGGCCCAAACACTGCTCAGCCCGCTGGGTTTCCTGACCGTCCTTGCGGCGGTGCCGCTGGTTAAAGAAGCCGTCAGCAAAATACGCGAAAAGAAATTCGGCCTTGAAGGTATTCTGGCTGGCGGGATTGTGGCTGCGGTAATTGCCGGGGAAGCCATGACCGCCTTTGAAATCCTCTGGATCAATGCCGGAGCGGAACTGCTTACCGCATGGATAACCGAACGTTCCCGCCGGGCAATTTCCGGCATTCTGGACAACACCACCCACCATACCTTTGTCCTCAAAGACGGAGTGGAAGTGGAAGTTGAGATCAACAATCTCCGCAAAGGTGATGTTGTTGTTCTGCATACCGGGGAAAAGATCTGCGTGGACGGAACCATTGTAGACGGTCAGGGGTTGATCAACGAAGCACCCATCACCGGACGGGCCGATTTCATCCACAAACAGCAGGATGATCAGGTTTTCGCCGGGACATTTGTGCGCGAGGGCGTCATCTACGTCAAAGCTGAAGAAGTGGGAGATAAGACCTATCTGGCCCGTATCCTCCACAAGGTTGAAGACTCCCTCGAAAACAAAACGGACATTGAATCCACTGCGGACAAACTTTCGGTAAGACTGGTCAAAATCGGCTTTGCCTGCACAGTAGGTACCCTGCTGCTCACCGCAGATCCATGGCGTGCTTTTACCGTACTGCTGGTTATGGCTTGCCCCTGCGCCACTGTACTTTCGGCTTCCACGCCCATTAGTGCAGCCATCAGTACCGCAGCCAAAAACAATATTCTTATCAAAGGCGGAAGGTATCTTGAAGAAGTTGGCCGTTGCGATATGGCCTGCTTTGATAAGACCGGAACCCTGACCGGAAGCGAACCTAGTCTCGAGCATATCCATGTCGTCGAAGGCGTAAGCGAAAGTGAATTGCTGACCTACGCGGTTTCCGTGGAAACCCACAACCATCACCCGCTAGCCCAAGCTATTAAACATGAAGCCGAACAGCGGAAACTGCCCCCTCTGCCTCACACTGTTTGCGAATATTTCCTAGGCAAGGGTATGCGCGCGGAACTAATTGAAAATGAAAACCATTCTATGGAAATTTTGGTGGGTAACAAAAAACTTACCGAACAGTTCGATGTGCGCATCGGCAGCCTTAGCAGACAGGTTTCAGTCCTCAAACGTAAGGGACTGACCGTACTATACGTTGTCAAAGACAAGGGACCGATCGGATTGCTGGCCTTTGCCAACACCATCCGCGAAGAATCAGCAACAGTCCTTAATGCTCTCGGGGCAGGCGGGGTCGAACGCACCGTACTGGTCACCGGGGATGAACCCGCAACCGCCAACGACCTTGCGCTGACCTTAAACATCCCGGAAATACACGCCTCAGCCATGCCGGAAGAAAAAGCCACCCTTGTACGCACCCTGCAAAGCGAAGGAGGCAAAGTCATGATGGTCGGTGACGGTATCAACGATGCCCTTGCTCTGGCGCAGGCCGATGTGGGGGTCGCCATGGGCACCGGGGGCGCGGAAGTAGCTGTTGAAGCGGCAGATATCGCTTTAGTCGATGATGACCTCAAAGGTCTCATGTACGTCCAGCAACTCAGTCAGGACACTGTAAAAATCGCCTACCAGAATTTCTGGCTGGCAACAGGCTCAAATATAGCGGGAGTCATCATGGGCGCGACCGGATATCTCTCCCCGGTTATGGCCGGATTCCTGCACATTCTGCATACCATGGGAGTTATAGCCAACTCGTCCAGACTCCTCAGCCATTCACCTGAAGCAATCGAATCCAAGCAAGGCAAAATTTATGAACTTTCGTAAAATCGTTGAATTGGAAAAATATCTTGATGTGGCCCACCACATACCGGGCCGGATCAGAATTAAATTCAGCCCTCTCATTTTAACCAAGCCCGTTGCATTGGCGGCAATGAAGGAACATTCCGAAATGCCCGATGCTATCAGGGATGCCCGGGTCAACATGTCCGCCCGCTCAGTGGTTATTGAATACGACCCCGAACAGATTCAACCGGAACTGGTTGAAGAACTGATTCAGGGAACAGACAAAGACAAGAAAGCACAAATCGTCTGCGACCTCTACGGCAGGCTGATGAATAATTGTTAAGAAATACCATTATTTGAGGAGTTATTAAAAATGAGCACCGAAAATACCGCCCCCGAAACACAGCAGGCCGCACCACAGCAACCCAACACCGCCCAGCCGGTAATGGGTCCGGATCAGGGCCAGCCCCATTTTTCCTATACCACTCCCGGTGATCCCTATCAGGGTGCCCCTGTTGCCGGGAATGTACAGCAGCCCGTATACCAGCAACCGCCACAACAGGCTCCCCAGCAACCTACCCAGCCTGTTTACGGGCAGCCCGTATATTACGGCCAACCCGTGTACGGCCAACCAGTCTATGGTCAGCCCGTATACGGTCAGGTTTACCAGCAGCCGATGCAGCAGCCTGTACAACAGCCCCTGCAACAGCCAATTCAACAGCCCGTCCAGCAACCGGTTCAGCAGGCTACTACGGTCAACCCCAACACATCTGAAGAACAGGTTAAACAATTTGTAGATCTGGTCAAAGATACAGCAGAAGGCAAAGCCGACCCTGCAAGTTTTCTCAGTTTTTTTAACGGCATTGACGATGGATTCTGGAAAGGGCTGCTCGTAGGTGCGGGAATCACCTTTGTCTGCACCAGCAAGACCGTAAGATCCATCTTTAATGCCGGAGGCG is part of the Desulfovibrio sp. JC022 genome and harbors:
- a CDS encoding Fur family transcriptional regulator, coding for MSSPQTQFLEYLTRNKMAATEQRRVVLEVFLGTQGHHSCEELYVHVSKCDSSISPATVYRTIKLLAESGIAESMDFGDGVTRFECRHDRDHHDHLVCIRCNRRIEVVEERIEELQDKLARKHDFAVNRHKMILYGICPDCRKQ
- a CDS encoding magnetosome protein MamC; protein product: MTTPTTTRILPVITASAAATGALVGGTVAAVRSTIAVKEGRMSSCDAAKTVASESAGTGLATAAGVAATGILGLGGLTGILGFTVVATGAKMLWDKAVPNALDKKQPKQLEEAN
- a CDS encoding cation-translocating P-type ATPase, whose protein sequence is MKTEKTYARIKHSIPGRIRFKVPDLRKNKILCSTVERNLGKISGITRTRSNNKCATLVIRYNPEFITPEHVFETLREIVAVHTTKICPIKDKNECGCPQVKGALRYFSFVSAVGGAVLVSESLLGITVAQTLLSPLGFLTVLAAVPLVKEAVSKIREKKFGLEGILAGGIVAAVIAGEAMTAFEILWINAGAELLTAWITERSRRAISGILDNTTHHTFVLKDGVEVEVEINNLRKGDVVVLHTGEKICVDGTIVDGQGLINEAPITGRADFIHKQQDDQVFAGTFVREGVIYVKAEEVGDKTYLARILHKVEDSLENKTDIESTADKLSVRLVKIGFACTVGTLLLTADPWRAFTVLLVMACPCATVLSASTPISAAISTAAKNNILIKGGRYLEEVGRCDMACFDKTGTLTGSEPSLEHIHVVEGVSESELLTYAVSVETHNHHPLAQAIKHEAEQRKLPPLPHTVCEYFLGKGMRAELIENENHSMEILVGNKKLTEQFDVRIGSLSRQVSVLKRKGLTVLYVVKDKGPIGLLAFANTIREESATVLNALGAGGVERTVLVTGDEPATANDLALTLNIPEIHASAMPEEKATLVRTLQSEGGKVMMVGDGINDALALAQADVGVAMGTGGAEVAVEAADIALVDDDLKGLMYVQQLSQDTVKIAYQNFWLATGSNIAGVIMGATGYLSPVMAGFLHILHTMGVIANSSRLLSHSPEAIESKQGKIYELS
- a CDS encoding HMA2 domain-containing protein, whose product is MNFRKIVELEKYLDVAHHIPGRIRIKFSPLILTKPVALAAMKEHSEMPDAIRDARVNMSARSVVIEYDPEQIQPELVEELIQGTDKDKKAQIVCDLYGRLMNNC